A window of Deinococcus betulae contains these coding sequences:
- a CDS encoding antitoxin VbhA family protein produces the protein MKPEDKAPITPEERGRRYAALEAARHGMRLSGLPMYGPDEDLFAAYVEGDLEAEEVIEALHRRHNRRRFPEGPDGPEVVEEVTQLEGVEVMVYEGTIELPADLPAPMLPESLGLSKPYDGSDPWLGRRIRFMAQHGLDDEDRLDLN, from the coding sequence ATGAAGCCAGAGGACAAGGCACCGATCACACCGGAAGAACGCGGCCGGCGATACGCGGCACTGGAAGCCGCACGGCATGGGATGCGCCTGTCGGGACTGCCGATGTACGGCCCGGATGAAGACCTGTTTGCAGCCTATGTGGAGGGTGACCTGGAGGCCGAGGAGGTGATTGAGGCGCTGCACCGCCGTCACAACCGCCGACGCTTTCCAGAGGGGCCGGATGGCCCTGAAGTCGTGGAAGAAGTCACGCAGCTGGAGGGGGTTGAGGTCATGGTTTACGAAGGGACCATTGAGCTGCCTGCTGATCTGCCGGCACCAATGCTGCCGGAATCCCTGGGGCTGAGTAAGCCCTACGACGGCTCAGATCCGTGGCTGGGACGGCGTATCCGATTTATGGCGCAGCATGGCCTCGATGACGAGGACCGACTGGACCTGAACTGA
- a CDS encoding BTAD domain-containing putative transcriptional regulator, which produces MDERNPVLLRILEGDYEGGWELYTQLSAPGAQDDRWAGLCLHNLGRMFEAKTLLAKAVSRGEAAARIELATLYRLAGQPEIASSTLADLMKLPLEPFDAALAYREASSQALSEGDLGKATSLLERAWFEGQGTWAGDKLLVSIAQVMGTVYALRGLDARAIEYFEFATRSANPARRAFVLGARGLSLVYLGQYDEAEEALRSAAAHARHFPFSQPVLTYNRGVLERARGALQGAQKLFAEAAALAKQAGENETECYAELALCAVATATGEFQVARRHLARGRNLTSGPRGEGFALLREGALLALQGQPTASDVLHRAQQIFTQLRLDRELGWTWLHLAEAHLRLGNITAADEALAEATDLRHALGSGQAFVIESRSLPQVQAHLGNRAAEEYGQELLTDLAAAEGAVPRTVRLETLGGARLLMDGKPVRLDLARSVEILTFLLDRPDSRLDQMQITLFPDAEHKRSKSYIHQARSELERSIPGLKIPYNRERRTYSVVLDGLQLEWDLLQLRHALNDSSNPDFLGKLDLYTGPLLWPLDGEWIETEREALKSWIIQLGLETLDEWHAQGEHEKCLHLATRLLGTDPLDEALNEFLLKATLVLKGHAAARAAHKRICELYENEYGDVPATVAKFSRQLNQSLN; this is translated from the coding sequence ATGGACGAGCGGAATCCCGTACTGCTGCGCATTCTTGAGGGGGACTACGAGGGTGGGTGGGAGCTTTACACCCAGCTCTCAGCCCCAGGCGCTCAGGACGACCGCTGGGCAGGTCTGTGCCTGCACAATCTGGGCCGCATGTTTGAAGCCAAGACCCTGCTGGCCAAAGCGGTCTCGCGGGGGGAAGCAGCGGCACGGATCGAACTGGCCACGCTCTACCGGCTGGCGGGTCAGCCTGAAATTGCCAGCAGCACCCTGGCGGACCTGATGAAGCTTCCCTTGGAGCCGTTTGACGCTGCCCTGGCGTACCGGGAGGCGAGTTCACAGGCCCTGTCTGAGGGCGACCTGGGCAAGGCCACGTCCCTGCTGGAACGCGCCTGGTTTGAAGGTCAGGGCACCTGGGCGGGCGATAAGCTGCTGGTCTCTATCGCGCAGGTGATGGGCACGGTCTACGCCTTGCGTGGCCTGGACGCCCGCGCCATTGAGTACTTTGAATTTGCCACGCGGTCCGCCAATCCCGCCCGGCGGGCCTTTGTGCTGGGGGCCAGAGGTCTCAGCTTGGTCTACCTCGGTCAATATGACGAGGCGGAAGAAGCGCTGCGCAGCGCTGCGGCCCATGCCAGGCACTTTCCGTTCTCTCAACCTGTCCTGACCTATAACCGGGGTGTGCTTGAGCGCGCCAGGGGAGCCCTGCAAGGGGCTCAGAAGCTCTTTGCTGAAGCGGCAGCACTGGCCAAACAAGCCGGGGAGAACGAAACGGAGTGCTACGCCGAACTGGCTTTATGCGCTGTTGCTACGGCCACCGGTGAATTCCAGGTCGCCCGGCGACACCTGGCCCGGGGGCGCAACCTGACCAGCGGCCCGCGCGGGGAAGGCTTCGCCCTCCTGCGGGAAGGCGCCCTGCTGGCCCTGCAAGGTCAACCCACCGCGTCAGACGTACTCCACAGGGCCCAGCAGATCTTTACCCAACTCCGCCTGGACCGCGAGCTGGGCTGGACGTGGCTGCATCTCGCGGAAGCCCATCTTCGCCTGGGCAACATCACAGCGGCGGACGAAGCGCTGGCCGAAGCGACTGATCTCCGGCATGCGTTGGGCAGTGGTCAGGCTTTCGTGATTGAGTCGCGGTCCCTGCCCCAGGTGCAGGCCCACCTGGGCAACCGCGCAGCGGAAGAATATGGCCAGGAACTGCTCACGGACCTCGCGGCAGCGGAAGGGGCCGTCCCCCGCACCGTGCGACTGGAGACGCTGGGCGGTGCCCGCCTGCTGATGGACGGCAAACCTGTCCGGCTGGATCTGGCCCGCAGCGTAGAAATCCTGACATTCCTGCTTGACCGTCCGGACAGCCGCCTGGACCAGATGCAGATCACGCTGTTTCCAGACGCGGAGCACAAACGCTCGAAGAGTTATATCCACCAGGCCCGCAGTGAACTGGAACGCAGCATTCCCGGGCTAAAAATTCCCTACAACCGGGAACGGCGGACGTACAGTGTCGTGCTGGACGGCCTGCAACTGGAATGGGATCTGCTGCAGCTCCGCCACGCGCTCAACGATTCGTCAAACCCCGACTTTCTGGGTAAGCTCGACCTCTACACTGGCCCGCTGCTCTGGCCACTGGACGGGGAATGGATTGAAACGGAGCGTGAGGCATTGAAAAGCTGGATCATCCAACTGGGCCTCGAAACGCTGGACGAATGGCATGCGCAGGGTGAGCATGAGAAGTGCCTGCATCTCGCCACCCGCCTGCTGGGGACTGATCCATTGGATGAAGCGCTCAACGAGTTTCTGCTGAAGGCGACCCTGGTCCTGAAAGGCCACGCCGCAGCCCGCGCAGCTCATAAGCGGATCTGCGAGCTGTACGAGAACGAGTATGGGGACGTCCCCGCCACCGTGGCGAAGTTCTCGAGGCAACTCAATCAGTCGCTGAACTGA
- a CDS encoding MFS transporter yields MHPEKLWNRNFAAYFAATGFSSFGSTLTSVALGYLIYEKTGSTTGFAISLAISAATALLSPKAGALVDKYALKPMLVMGDVIRGLLLLALVIATLMGHFHVALVYAVNLINGLTGLVYRPAVGKLIPRMVPRDQMMRANGLMGSMYDTAGILGFLLGGTLVAFAGSTTTIIVDAVTFLLMGLVFLLINTGDKEAAAAARQNPTAKAEGSWPVFQYMVSSGMIICPLLIFLSSVYIAPFRITLPEQFSSAMFGTFFAVYSVGTLLAGLATAYFNERLFRRDILVAGVLAAPVVLLAAALTAHPVAYFAIALLLGFLNVTSSTIAYTSIQTLIRDDIRGRVFGIMGLIERGGMPLAYLTLSGMITLVSTTTIYTVFAGALLIVSLGLVAYLVRKNLLAQSSLTAVAAD; encoded by the coding sequence ATGCATCCTGAAAAACTCTGGAACAGAAACTTCGCGGCCTACTTTGCGGCCACCGGCTTCTCCAGCTTCGGCAGCACCCTCACCTCGGTCGCCCTGGGCTACCTGATCTACGAGAAGACCGGCTCCACCACCGGTTTTGCCATCAGCCTGGCGATCTCTGCCGCCACCGCGCTGCTGAGCCCGAAAGCAGGCGCCCTGGTCGACAAGTACGCCCTGAAGCCCATGCTGGTGATGGGGGACGTGATCCGCGGGCTGCTGTTGCTGGCCCTGGTCATCGCCACCCTGATGGGCCACTTTCATGTGGCGCTCGTCTACGCGGTCAATCTCATCAACGGCCTCACCGGACTGGTGTACCGCCCAGCGGTCGGCAAGCTGATCCCCCGGATGGTCCCCAGGGACCAGATGATGCGCGCCAACGGCCTCATGGGCTCGATGTACGACACCGCCGGCATTCTCGGCTTTCTGCTGGGCGGCACCCTCGTCGCGTTCGCCGGGTCGACGACCACCATCATTGTTGACGCCGTGACCTTCCTGCTGATGGGCCTCGTGTTCCTGCTCATCAATACTGGCGATAAGGAAGCTGCGGCGGCGGCCAGGCAGAACCCCACCGCGAAAGCAGAAGGAAGCTGGCCCGTCTTCCAGTACATGGTGAGCAGCGGCATGATCATCTGCCCCCTGCTGATCTTCCTGAGCTCCGTCTACATCGCGCCGTTCCGCATCACCCTGCCGGAACAGTTCAGCAGCGCCATGTTCGGCACGTTCTTCGCCGTCTACTCCGTGGGCACCCTCCTCGCCGGCCTCGCCACCGCCTACTTCAATGAGCGCCTGTTCCGCCGCGACATCCTGGTAGCTGGTGTCCTCGCCGCTCCCGTGGTCCTGCTGGCCGCCGCCCTGACCGCCCACCCGGTGGCCTACTTCGCCATCGCCCTGCTGCTCGGGTTTCTCAACGTCACCAGCAGCACCATCGCCTACACCAGCATCCAGACGCTCATCCGTGACGACATCCGGGGCCGTGTGTTCGGCATCATGGGGCTGATCGAACGTGGCGGCATGCCCCTGGCGTACCTGACGCTCTCCGGCATGATTACGCTCGTCTCCACCACCACGATCTACACCGTGTTCGCTGGTGCCCTGCTGATCGTCTCCCTCGGTCTCGTGGCCTATCTGGTGCGCAAGAACCTGCTGGCTCAGTCCTCCCTCACCGCCGTCGCCGCCGACTGA
- the rsgA gene encoding ribosome small subunit-dependent GTPase A, with amino-acid sequence MTMMPLNDLGWDPHFEAQLAQYADTRLEPARVSYVERTMYGVVTTSGERRAVLSGRLQHFEQKSVAVGDWVLVSLMGEDEAYIHHVLDRKSLLSRAFMSKDWAYSRSLEKQEIAANIDYIFIVVAADQDFSVRRVERYLSCTRQAQAQPVVLLNKIDKADDPDHLMEELRAVALGVPVLPLSVQEGLGLEQLAPYLKRTIAIVGSSGVGKSSLINALCGREVQAHGLVRSVDDKGRHTTTRRDLLPLGGGGILIDNPGIREIQVWAEERDVQDVFSDIEALTHACQYRDCTHSKEPGCAVRAAVDEGTLDPGRLRNFRQLLQEATLVETYDRQGAAKKEARNRRQRIDTHLRMKGKR; translated from the coding sequence ATGACCATGATGCCCCTGAACGACCTTGGCTGGGACCCTCACTTCGAAGCGCAACTCGCCCAGTACGCCGACACCCGCCTGGAACCCGCCCGCGTCAGCTATGTCGAACGGACCATGTACGGCGTCGTGACTACCAGTGGTGAGCGGCGGGCGGTTCTCTCCGGGCGCCTGCAGCACTTCGAACAGAAGTCCGTGGCGGTGGGGGACTGGGTGCTGGTGTCCCTGATGGGCGAAGACGAGGCGTACATTCACCACGTTCTGGACCGCAAGAGCCTGCTCTCCCGGGCGTTCATGAGTAAGGACTGGGCCTACTCCCGCAGCCTGGAAAAGCAGGAGATTGCCGCCAACATCGACTACATCTTCATCGTGGTGGCCGCCGACCAGGACTTCAGCGTGCGGCGTGTGGAGCGGTACCTCTCCTGCACCCGCCAGGCGCAGGCGCAGCCGGTCGTGCTGCTGAACAAGATCGACAAGGCAGACGATCCGGACCATCTGATGGAGGAACTGCGCGCGGTGGCCCTGGGCGTGCCGGTGCTTCCCCTCTCTGTGCAGGAGGGTCTGGGTCTGGAGCAGCTCGCGCCATACCTGAAACGCACCATCGCGATCGTCGGTTCTTCCGGGGTGGGGAAGTCCAGCCTGATCAATGCCCTGTGCGGCCGCGAGGTGCAGGCGCACGGTCTCGTGCGCAGCGTGGACGACAAAGGCCGGCACACCACCACACGAAGGGACCTGCTGCCCCTGGGTGGCGGCGGCATCCTGATCGACAACCCCGGTATTCGCGAGATTCAGGTATGGGCTGAGGAGCGCGACGTCCAGGACGTCTTTTCTGACATCGAAGCCTTGACGCATGCCTGTCAGTACCGGGACTGCACCCACAGCAAGGAGCCGGGCTGCGCCGTCCGGGCCGCGGTGGATGAAGGCACCCTGGACCCGGGCCGGCTCCGGAACTTCCGGCAGCTGCTGCAGGAAGCCACCCTGGTGGAAACCTATGACCGGCAGGGTGCCGCCAAAAAAGAAGCCCGGAACCGCCGGCAGCGCATTGACACGCACCTGCGGATGAAGGGCAAACGCTAA
- a CDS encoding SMI1/KNR4 family protein: MTPFPDYRQALTRLADGLRRHPLLTVEAFTLGDPLPGEAIRALEGETGYVLTDDLRALYRQMNGLRLKWFLKPGLSKAERQAAILEFAGMDVENSRDEYASAAINILPLQEALRWGSMVRR, from the coding sequence ATGACGCCATTCCCTGATTACCGGCAGGCCTTGACGAGGCTGGCCGACGGGCTCAGGCGCCACCCCCTGTTGACTGTAGAAGCTTTCACCCTGGGCGACCCGCTCCCTGGTGAAGCGATCCGGGCGCTTGAAGGTGAGACGGGCTACGTGCTGACGGACGACCTCCGGGCCTTATACCGGCAGATGAACGGGCTGAGACTGAAGTGGTTCCTCAAACCCGGGCTGAGTAAGGCGGAGCGCCAAGCTGCCATCCTGGAGTTCGCCGGCATGGACGTCGAAAACAGCAGGGATGAGTACGCCTCGGCAGCCATCAATATTCTGCCGCTTCAGGAGGCGCTGAGATGGGGTTCCATGGTCAGGCGCTGA
- a CDS encoding HNH endonuclease, with protein sequence MGRNYAKARDPKTGKRRRVHRLRAEEALGRPLLPGEVVHHRDGDARNNARENLLVLPSQRYHAHIEYHLRCQKRGQPLLFPEFLHSVEEQRSGTLFESLC encoded by the coding sequence GTGGGCAGAAACTACGCCAAGGCTCGTGACCCAAAGACGGGAAAACGGCGACGGGTGCATCGGCTGCGCGCCGAAGAAGCCCTAGGGCGTCCACTTCTTCCAGGGGAAGTAGTTCATCACCGGGATGGCGACGCCCGCAACAACGCCCGCGAGAACCTCCTAGTGCTCCCCAGCCAGCGGTACCACGCTCACATTGAGTACCACCTGCGCTGCCAAAAACGGGGGCAACCGCTTCTTTTCCCAGAGTTCCTGCACTCCGTGGAGGAACAGCGTTCAGGAACTCTGTTTGAGAGCCTCTGCTGA
- a CDS encoding ParA family protein, whose product MLSRKGGVGKTLTAMYTAALLKTQGRDVAVLDKDPEGSAGAWARAAGNLPFPVYPEGKQAQAMKHAVVVVDTPPNDPKALGDAARMAARVLVVAKCNALEADRLVPTLDALAASGFSGPWGILLTQARGGLGREMKAALEDEDLPVYGIIPHLIKFERAFGTLPDGLTEYREALAEVLA is encoded by the coding sequence GTGCTTTCCCGCAAAGGTGGGGTGGGCAAGACGCTCACCGCCATGTATACGGCCGCACTCCTCAAAACCCAAGGCCGCGATGTGGCTGTTCTGGACAAAGACCCCGAAGGCAGCGCTGGGGCGTGGGCACGCGCGGCTGGGAATCTCCCTTTCCCGGTCTATCCCGAAGGCAAGCAAGCGCAGGCCATGAAACATGCTGTGGTGGTAGTGGATACACCGCCTAACGATCCCAAGGCCCTCGGCGACGCCGCTCGCATGGCTGCCCGCGTCCTGGTCGTGGCCAAATGCAATGCCCTGGAAGCTGACCGCCTAGTACCCACACTCGACGCCCTGGCTGCTTCTGGCTTCAGTGGGCCCTGGGGCATCCTCCTGACCCAGGCACGAGGGGGTCTGGGGCGCGAGATGAAAGCAGCCCTGGAGGACGAGGACCTGCCGGTGTACGGCATCATTCCGCACCTCATTAAATTCGAGCGGGCCTTTGGCACCCTGCCGGATGGCCTGACCGAGTACCGCGAAGCCCTGGCAGAGGTGCTGGCATGA
- a CDS encoding HNH endonuclease has product MRLFVGVTDDQWFHLLAERPSWAEVNFWRPSGLGFQALSEGELFLFKLHAPHHFIVGGGFFARALRLPLSLAWESFGEANGVRTLPEMRRRIAKYRRQPEEDLGNPDLTCLMLAEPFFLKREEWIHVPASFKPNVVVGKGYDTATEEGRWLFDAVAERLQAKPLQEVEERPATLAAVSTPRFGAPKIVRPRLGQGAFRALVTEAYERRCALTGEKTLPVLEAAHVQPYAEGGPHDVSNGLLLRSDLHRLYDQGYITVDPDDRRLLVSGRIREEFHNGRHYYALEGQALAEPHRGFMPVTRERLLYHAERVYRA; this is encoded by the coding sequence ATGCGGCTTTTCGTCGGCGTGACGGACGACCAGTGGTTCCACCTGCTGGCGGAACGTCCAAGCTGGGCGGAAGTGAACTTCTGGCGGCCCAGTGGCTTGGGTTTTCAGGCGCTGAGCGAAGGCGAACTGTTCCTGTTCAAGCTCCATGCTCCCCACCACTTCATCGTGGGCGGGGGGTTCTTCGCCCGGGCCTTGCGACTTCCGCTCAGCCTCGCCTGGGAGTCCTTTGGTGAGGCCAACGGCGTGAGGACTCTGCCAGAGATGCGGCGGCGCATCGCGAAGTACCGCCGTCAGCCTGAAGAGGACCTCGGCAACCCCGACCTCACCTGCCTGATGCTTGCTGAGCCGTTCTTCCTGAAGCGTGAGGAGTGGATTCATGTTCCTGCCAGCTTCAAGCCCAATGTCGTTGTGGGAAAGGGGTACGACACCGCTACCGAAGAGGGGAGGTGGCTATTTGATGCTGTGGCTGAACGCCTGCAGGCGAAACCGCTGCAGGAGGTAGAGGAACGGCCTGCGACGCTCGCGGCGGTGAGTACCCCTCGATTTGGGGCGCCGAAGATCGTGCGCCCGCGGCTGGGACAGGGGGCGTTCCGGGCCTTGGTTACGGAAGCATATGAGCGCCGCTGTGCGCTCACTGGAGAGAAGACCTTACCTGTGCTCGAGGCAGCCCACGTTCAGCCGTACGCGGAGGGAGGCCCTCATGACGTGAGCAACGGCCTCCTGCTGCGTAGCGACCTGCACCGCCTGTACGACCAGGGGTACATCACGGTGGACCCGGACGACCGTCGCCTGCTGGTGAGCGGCCGCATCCGCGAGGAGTTTCACAACGGACGCCACTATTACGCTCTGGAGGGGCAAGCGCTTGCGGAACCTCATCGGGGCTTCATGCCGGTGACCCGTGAACGGCTGCTGTACCACGCGGAGCGGGTCTACCGTGCATGA
- a CDS encoding HNH endonuclease has protein sequence MHDGREVLATLLRHEAKSNTYKFALIRALNDLALEYPWLPDQDVIVPLRRVAERWLVSYWPFVGEREVQQGARSLRDGVRRQDMSFRAALTRLRLAWEALPYTRSHPADGALLLAEYRTGRGRLDPELLMLTEQTLSAMVQTVKQPVKFAGPWGPHGVFGPPLPARTLLGVPLPGARPDEPAFVVPATMWQALRDLSLWVEALCLHEWSLFVERVDQTPAVTRGDVFTLLTAVPEARVPLTWERNQVRLLLLEGTPFACPWTGRDLGADDFNLDHLIPVSVHPINELWNLVPSDPQHNMHVKRDRIPGDARLRQAAPFLTRIYAGYMTAPRLGSSLQEDVHGRFGRLLAAPHITAEVIRLSDAVAQARNVPRY, from the coding sequence GTGCATGACGGCCGTGAGGTGCTGGCCACCCTGCTGCGGCATGAGGCGAAGTCCAACACCTACAAGTTCGCGTTGATCCGCGCGCTGAACGATCTCGCTCTGGAGTACCCCTGGTTGCCGGACCAGGACGTCATCGTGCCGCTCCGCCGGGTGGCCGAGCGCTGGCTGGTCTCCTACTGGCCGTTTGTCGGGGAACGGGAGGTGCAGCAGGGCGCCAGGTCGCTGCGTGATGGCGTGCGCCGGCAGGACATGAGTTTTCGTGCCGCCCTGACCCGGTTGCGGCTCGCCTGGGAGGCTTTGCCCTACACCCGCAGCCACCCGGCGGACGGCGCGCTGCTCCTGGCCGAGTACCGCACAGGACGTGGTCGGCTCGACCCCGAACTCCTCATGCTGACCGAGCAGACCCTGTCCGCCATGGTTCAGACTGTGAAGCAGCCCGTGAAGTTTGCAGGGCCATGGGGTCCTCACGGCGTCTTCGGTCCCCCCCTCCCCGCTCGCACCTTGCTGGGCGTTCCCCTCCCGGGCGCTCGACCCGATGAACCCGCGTTCGTCGTTCCTGCCACCATGTGGCAGGCCCTGCGGGACCTCTCTCTGTGGGTCGAGGCGCTGTGCCTCCATGAATGGAGCCTGTTCGTGGAGCGCGTCGATCAGACACCAGCGGTCACTCGCGGAGACGTGTTCACACTGCTGACCGCCGTTCCGGAAGCTCGGGTGCCCCTCACCTGGGAACGGAACCAGGTGAGGCTGTTGCTGCTGGAGGGGACCCCATTCGCCTGCCCCTGGACGGGGCGGGACCTTGGCGCTGACGACTTCAATCTTGACCACCTGATTCCTGTCTCAGTCCATCCCATCAACGAGCTGTGGAACCTGGTGCCCAGCGATCCACAGCACAACATGCACGTCAAACGCGACCGGATTCCTGGGGACGCGCGGCTCCGCCAAGCCGCCCCTTTCCTGACGCGGATTTATGCAGGCTATATGACCGCACCAAGACTGGGGAGCAGCCTCCAAGAGGATGTTCATGGCCGCTTCGGCCGTCTGCTGGCTGCGCCGCACATCACCGCGGAAGTCATTCGACTCAGCGACGCTGTGGCACAGGCCCGCAATGTTCCCCGCTATTAG
- a CDS encoding FRG domain-containing protein — protein MTPLGKLEIRNSRLVECPITALKVYHVNDQHALVQAAGYIKYLVAQKNNQNVYYRGQSQIYTELLPSLYRGVGTPAGRSAKTESLNKLVANLKKSEGIFKNMPDLVVEPLLQHYGIQTTWLDLVDNIWVALWFACYKSVSAGKDNKYLNFEKRVERRENDDKRYAYIYLISTDLANAAVVHPGVWKGSKTELVDLRLAAPSIFLRPHAQHGLLFRNLGIPGGRAPDYSSSIAGILRINLSDALEWLGDGRLLDTHSLFPPATYDNGYRILLESQSIFEVDIKLSIGTINYLGT, from the coding sequence GTGACCCCACTAGGTAAATTAGAAATCCGAAATAGCAGGTTGGTAGAATGTCCAATTACCGCATTGAAAGTATACCACGTTAATGACCAGCATGCGTTGGTTCAGGCGGCCGGCTATATAAAATATTTAGTTGCTCAAAAAAATAATCAAAACGTTTATTATAGAGGTCAGTCGCAAATATATACCGAGCTTCTACCTTCCTTATACAGAGGAGTTGGCACGCCCGCCGGAAGAAGCGCTAAAACCGAAAGTCTAAATAAATTAGTGGCAAATCTAAAGAAATCAGAGGGAATTTTCAAAAATATGCCCGATCTAGTAGTTGAACCACTGCTTCAACACTACGGAATTCAGACGACTTGGCTCGATTTAGTAGATAATATTTGGGTGGCTCTTTGGTTTGCTTGCTATAAATCGGTTTCGGCAGGCAAAGATAATAAATACTTAAACTTTGAGAAAAGAGTAGAAAGAAGGGAAAATGATGATAAAAGATACGCATATATATATTTGATCTCTACAGATTTGGCAAATGCCGCAGTAGTCCATCCAGGCGTGTGGAAGGGCAGCAAAACTGAACTTGTGGATCTAAGGTTAGCCGCCCCTTCAATATTTTTGCGCCCCCATGCGCAACATGGCCTTCTGTTCAGAAATTTAGGCATTCCCGGTGGGCGCGCTCCTGACTATTCATCCTCAATCGCGGGAATTTTGCGAATTAATCTGTCAGATGCACTTGAGTGGTTAGGCGATGGAAGGCTGCTTGACACTCACTCTCTCTTTCCGCCAGCTACCTACGATAATGGCTACAGAATCCTGTTGGAGAGTCAGTCAATCTTTGAAGTAGACATAAAATTATCCATAGGTACGATAAACTATTTAGGCACTTGA
- a CDS encoding recombinase family protein, whose protein sequence is MSLLAVAYYRVSTAKQGQSGLGLEAQQAAVLAYVRAKDLELTLEFTEIETGTRKRRRPQLEAALDQTRRIGGVLLIAKLDRLARNVAVVASLMESGVRFVAVDMPEADNLTIHVMAAVAEREAQLISARTKAALAARKARGLKLGKPENLTTEARLAGAATSRTRAIADMRPVAAYASALRAQGLSLRAVATQLDAHGFRTRQGGPWSAVQVKRVLDRGKQPFTEPAA, encoded by the coding sequence GTGAGCCTCCTTGCAGTTGCCTACTATCGGGTCAGTACTGCCAAACAAGGTCAATCCGGTCTCGGCCTCGAAGCCCAGCAAGCTGCAGTCCTCGCCTATGTCCGTGCCAAAGACCTTGAACTTACCCTCGAGTTCACTGAGATCGAAACTGGTACGCGGAAGCGCCGACGGCCGCAACTCGAAGCCGCCCTTGATCAGACTCGCCGCATCGGTGGCGTGCTCCTCATCGCTAAGTTAGATCGTCTTGCCCGCAACGTCGCCGTCGTCGCCAGCCTCATGGAATCCGGTGTCCGCTTCGTTGCGGTCGACATGCCCGAAGCCGACAATCTGACCATCCACGTCATGGCGGCCGTTGCCGAGCGGGAGGCACAGCTGATCTCCGCCCGGACGAAAGCGGCTCTAGCCGCCCGGAAGGCCCGTGGACTCAAACTCGGCAAGCCGGAGAACCTTACCACTGAAGCGCGCTTGGCGGGAGCGGCTACCTCACGGACCCGGGCCATAGCCGACATGCGACCAGTTGCCGCGTATGCCAGTGCTCTACGCGCGCAAGGGCTGAGTCTGCGAGCGGTTGCTACGCAACTGGACGCGCATGGCTTCCGCACACGCCAGGGCGGTCCCTGGAGTGCCGTGCAGGTGAAACGCGTTCTGGACAGGGGAAAACAGCCTTTTACGGAGCCGGCCGCATAG